From Brevibacillus marinus, a single genomic window includes:
- a CDS encoding C40 family peptidase: MKTKIVSTMIAAFLAACGLLAPASTSAAAAVPGEYQGNVRDQVIQAGLKYLGTPYEYGSSRSTKTTMDCSEFVMWAYREGAGIDLGRGSSRSQLKFVKKHGTLLSDSGQLQKGDLVFFMSYRGSDPSDYSGIDRLKQRVTHVAIYMGDNKLLHTYSKKAGGVKVTGFRGTSWEYRFIAGGSLL; this comes from the coding sequence GTGAAAACGAAGATCGTCTCTACAATGATCGCGGCATTTCTGGCCGCTTGCGGGTTGCTCGCCCCGGCATCCACGTCCGCGGCGGCAGCAGTCCCAGGGGAGTATCAAGGGAACGTTCGCGATCAAGTTATCCAAGCAGGCCTGAAGTATCTGGGAACACCCTATGAATATGGATCCAGCCGCTCGACGAAAACGACGATGGACTGCTCCGAGTTCGTCATGTGGGCGTATCGGGAAGGAGCGGGCATCGATTTGGGGCGGGGAAGTTCGCGCAGCCAGCTGAAGTTTGTGAAAAAACACGGCACCCTGCTCAGTGACAGCGGTCAGTTGCAGAAAGGGGACCTTGTATTTTTCATGAGTTACCGAGGTTCTGACCCGTCCGATTACAGCGGCATTGATCGGCTGAAACAGCGTGTCACCCATGTGGCCATTTACATGGGGGACAACAAACTGCTGCACACTTACAGCAAAAAAGCGGGCGGGGTCAAAGTGACGGGATTCCGCGGCACTAGCTGGGAATACCGATTCATCGCAGGCGGTAGTCTGCTCTAA
- the moaA gene encoding GTP 3',8-cyclase MoaA, translated as MKKQTIDSLRRPLRDLRVSVTDRCNFRCRYCMPAEIFGPGFPFLPQSHLLRFEEITRLVSIFTSLGVEKIRITGGEPLLRKDLPQLIAMLKAVEGVREIAMTTNGSLLAEHAAALKEAGLNRVTVSLDSLDDARFQQINARGYSVATILKGIDKAHEVGLGVKINMVVQKGVNDQDILPMARFFREKGHILRFIEYMDVGNSNGWRLDQVVPSRTIMQLIDAEMPLEPVEPNYFGEVASRYRYRGTNQEIGFISSVTQAFCSTCTRARLSAEGKLYTCLFASSGVDLRGPLRDGASDQELRDLIERVWNERADRYSEERMQQTGKPNQRKKVEMSHIGG; from the coding sequence GTGAAAAAGCAAACGATCGATTCGTTACGACGTCCTCTCCGTGACTTGCGCGTATCCGTGACAGATAGATGCAACTTCCGTTGTCGCTACTGTATGCCTGCCGAGATCTTTGGCCCCGGATTTCCGTTTCTGCCCCAGAGCCACCTGTTGCGCTTTGAGGAAATTACCCGGCTGGTGAGCATTTTCACGTCGCTCGGGGTGGAGAAAATCCGGATCACCGGCGGCGAACCGCTGCTGCGCAAGGACCTGCCGCAACTGATCGCGATGCTGAAAGCAGTGGAGGGCGTGCGGGAGATCGCGATGACGACCAACGGTTCGCTCTTGGCCGAACACGCGGCTGCCTTGAAAGAAGCGGGGCTGAATCGGGTGACGGTCAGTTTGGACAGCCTGGACGACGCCCGTTTCCAGCAGATCAACGCACGAGGGTACAGCGTCGCGACGATCCTGAAGGGGATCGATAAGGCACATGAGGTCGGCCTCGGGGTCAAGATCAACATGGTTGTACAGAAAGGTGTGAATGATCAGGATATTCTGCCGATGGCCCGGTTTTTTCGCGAGAAAGGGCACATCCTGCGCTTCATCGAATACATGGATGTCGGCAACAGCAACGGTTGGCGGCTGGATCAAGTGGTCCCCAGCCGGACGATCATGCAGCTGATTGACGCGGAGATGCCGCTTGAGCCGGTGGAGCCCAACTATTTCGGCGAAGTGGCTTCCCGCTACCGCTACCGCGGAACGAACCAGGAAATCGGCTTTATTTCCTCGGTTACCCAAGCCTTCTGCTCCACCTGTACGCGGGCCCGCTTATCGGCAGAAGGAAAGCTGTACACCTGCCTGTTCGCTTCGTCGGGAGTGGACCTGCGCGGGCCGCTGCGGGACGGAGCCAGCGACCAGGAACTGCGGGACTTGATCGAGCGCGTCTGGAATGAAAGAGCGGATCGCTATTCCGAGGAACGAATGCAGCAGACGGGCAAACCGAACCAGCGGAAAAAAGTGGAAATGTCGCACATCGGCGGTTAA
- a CDS encoding YpdA family putative bacillithiol disulfide reductase, whose translation MEQVIIIGAGPCGLSAAVELKKVGIDPLVIEKGPIVHSIYRYPTYMIFHSTPELLEIGGIPFTTANEKPTRLEALHYYRLVAERHQLRINSYEKVTHIARADGGLQVVSEDRFAQAHHYQCRHLVIATGYFDQPNRLGVPGEDLPKVMSFYQEAHPYTRMKVAIVGGNNSAVDAALDLMRAGAEVTVIHRGAELSPKVKAWTRPVFESMVQKGRIKMLYSSRVTRITERTVEVETPEGPLTLENDFLFSLIGYRPDRTLLASIGVRTDPQSGVPQFDPETMETNVPDVFIAGVIAAGNEANAIFIENGRHHGALIARTIASRLGR comes from the coding sequence ATGGAACAGGTGATCATTATCGGCGCAGGACCGTGCGGGTTATCTGCCGCTGTTGAATTAAAGAAAGTCGGAATCGACCCGCTGGTCATTGAGAAGGGACCGATTGTACATTCGATTTATCGCTATCCCACTTATATGATCTTTCACAGCACGCCGGAACTGCTGGAGATAGGCGGCATTCCCTTTACCACGGCGAATGAAAAGCCGACGCGGCTGGAGGCGCTGCATTATTATCGGCTGGTCGCCGAACGCCATCAGCTGCGCATCAACAGCTACGAAAAGGTGACGCACATCGCGCGCGCGGACGGCGGCTTGCAGGTTGTCAGCGAAGATCGCTTTGCCCAGGCGCATCATTACCAATGCCGCCACCTGGTGATCGCGACCGGTTACTTCGACCAACCGAACCGCCTCGGCGTGCCCGGGGAAGACCTGCCCAAGGTGATGTCGTTTTATCAGGAAGCCCATCCCTACACGCGGATGAAAGTGGCGATCGTCGGAGGCAACAACTCGGCGGTTGACGCGGCGCTGGACCTGATGCGGGCAGGCGCGGAGGTGACCGTGATCCATCGGGGAGCGGAACTGTCGCCCAAAGTGAAGGCCTGGACCCGGCCCGTATTCGAAAGCATGGTGCAAAAGGGGCGGATCAAGATGCTGTACTCCTCGCGGGTCACGCGGATTACGGAACGGACGGTCGAAGTGGAGACGCCGGAGGGGCCGCTCACGCTGGAAAACGATTTTCTCTTTTCGCTGATTGGCTACCGGCCGGACCGTACGCTCTTGGCCTCGATCGGCGTGCGGACCGATCCGCAGAGCGGGGTGCCGCAGTTCGATCCGGAGACGATGGAGACCAACGTGCCGGACGTGTTCATCGCCGGGGTGATTGCCGCGGGCAACGAAGCGAACGCGATTTTTATCGAGAACGGGCGCCATCACGGCGCGTTGATCGCGCGGACGATCGCGTCGCGCTTGGGACGCTGA
- a CDS encoding NAD(P)H-hydrate dehydratase: protein MYIVTADEMRKLDQYVIEQIGIPAVALMENAGAAVAREVAAFSRQRGWLRPDRPPHWLFLIGKGNNGGDGIVAARHLLESGFAVTLLYAIPPAELRGEAALQRDAAQRLGIPALVYGDGEVDWQAYDGIVDALLGTGSQGSPRGPYGDLIRQANASGLPILAVDIPSGLDADTGRTHDPCIRASKTIALAFLKRGLVQWPGREAAGELCVAPIGIAPQLAARFGVSSFLLDESFFRSHFAIDPALPRTADSHKGTYGHLLVCAGSLAMSGAGILCAKAALRTGCGLVTWAAPEPLVPALIGLIPEAMLAAIPGGWAAPASAAALVDLLRGRDAAVIGPGLGRFADDTKWLRTLWEESACPLVLDADALNMLAAAADFPAWPKRTAATILTPHPGEMARLTGLSVREVQANRIQLARGYAVEHQVTVVLKGAGTVVAAPDGTVYVNLTGNPGMATGGSGDVLAGMIGSLLAQGMPATAAACLGVWLHGTAGDRAAASRGGAYSLVAGDIIDAL, encoded by the coding sequence ATGTACATCGTAACGGCGGACGAAATGAGAAAATTGGATCAGTACGTGATCGAGCAAATCGGCATACCGGCGGTTGCCTTGATGGAGAACGCCGGTGCCGCCGTCGCCCGGGAAGTGGCGGCGTTTTCCCGCCAGCGTGGCTGGCTGCGGCCCGATCGTCCGCCCCACTGGCTTTTTTTAATCGGCAAAGGCAACAACGGCGGTGACGGCATCGTCGCCGCCCGCCACCTGCTGGAGAGCGGGTTCGCGGTGACGCTCTTGTACGCCATACCGCCGGCAGAGCTGCGGGGAGAAGCGGCTCTGCAGCGGGATGCGGCGCAGCGCTTGGGGATTCCCGCGCTTGTTTACGGCGATGGCGAAGTGGACTGGCAGGCTTACGACGGGATCGTGGACGCCCTGCTGGGCACGGGATCGCAGGGGAGTCCACGCGGCCCTTACGGCGACCTGATTCGCCAGGCCAACGCCAGCGGCCTGCCGATTCTCGCCGTCGACATTCCCAGCGGCCTGGATGCCGACACCGGCCGTACGCACGATCCCTGTATCCGCGCCAGCAAGACAATCGCCCTGGCCTTTCTCAAACGGGGCCTGGTGCAATGGCCGGGCCGGGAAGCGGCCGGCGAGCTCTGCGTCGCCCCGATCGGGATTGCCCCGCAGCTCGCCGCCCGGTTCGGCGTCAGCAGTTTTCTTCTCGATGAATCGTTCTTTCGCAGCCATTTCGCCATTGATCCGGCGCTGCCGCGAACAGCGGACAGCCACAAGGGCACGTACGGCCACCTGCTCGTCTGCGCGGGCAGCCTGGCGATGAGCGGAGCGGGCATTTTATGCGCAAAAGCCGCCCTGCGCACCGGCTGCGGGCTGGTCACCTGGGCGGCGCCGGAGCCGCTCGTGCCGGCGCTCATCGGCCTAATACCCGAGGCGATGCTCGCCGCCATTCCCGGCGGCTGGGCCGCTCCCGCATCCGCCGCGGCGCTCGTGGACTTGCTGCGCGGGCGGGACGCCGCCGTGATCGGCCCGGGGCTGGGGCGCTTTGCCGATGACACGAAATGGCTGCGTACGCTTTGGGAAGAAAGCGCATGTCCGCTGGTGCTGGATGCGGATGCGCTGAACATGCTGGCCGCGGCCGCCGACTTTCCTGCGTGGCCGAAGCGCACAGCGGCAACGATTTTGACGCCGCACCCGGGAGAGATGGCGCGGTTGACCGGTTTGTCTGTGCGCGAGGTTCAGGCGAATCGCATCCAGCTGGCCCGCGGCTACGCCGTTGAGCACCAGGTAACCGTGGTGTTGAAAGGCGCGGGAACTGTCGTGGCGGCACCGGACGGCACCGTTTACGTCAATCTGACCGGTAATCCGGGCATGGCGACCGGGGGGAGCGGTGACGTCCTCGCCGGGATGATCGGTTCGCTGCTCGCGCAGGGGATGCCAGCGACCGCGGCTGCCTGCCTGGGGGTCTGGCTGCACGGAACGGCCGGAGACCGCGCGGCGGCAAGCCGGGGCGGCGCCTATTCGCTTGTCGCCGGCGATATCATTGACGCGCTGTAG
- a CDS encoding tripartite tricarboxylate transporter permease, producing the protein MSVWSFLMDGFATALQWHNLLFAFIGVLIGTCVGVLPGIGPMSGVALLIPVTASITSGLPPEEAAASSLILLAGVYYGAMYGGSTTSILLNTPGESSSVVTTLDGYQLAKQGRAGAALAIAAIGSFVAGIVALLGLVFLAMPLSELALQFGPAEYFSLMVLGLCAVSGLGGKSMTKALLMTVFGLALGTIGLDNVSGVARFTYDIPVLYQGLEFLTIAVGLFALGEVFRTLHERDTKNQLIAKVDRVLPTRQDMRQSAVPILRGSLLGFFIGILPGAGATLASFFSYITEKKLSKHPERFGTGEIAGVAAPESANNAAAGGAMIPLLTLGIPGSGTTAILMGALLMYNIQPGPLLFSDHPKMAWGLIASMFVGNLMLLILNMPLVKVFAKIIETPARYLLPMIIAISVFGVYAVQLTTFDLILLVVCGVVGYFLSKHDYPLAPLVLGLVLGPMIENNMRRALTTSNGDFAIFVQEPLSLVFLIFAALWIGVPLFLKRRGKRVIVSEEA; encoded by the coding sequence ATGTCTGTATGGTCCTTCTTGATGGACGGATTTGCTACCGCGCTGCAGTGGCATAATCTCTTGTTTGCGTTTATCGGTGTATTGATTGGCACTTGTGTGGGGGTTTTGCCGGGGATTGGCCCGATGAGCGGGGTGGCGCTGCTGATCCCCGTTACCGCCTCGATCACCAGCGGCCTGCCGCCGGAAGAGGCGGCGGCCAGTTCGCTGATCCTGCTGGCCGGCGTCTACTATGGAGCGATGTACGGCGGGTCGACCACCTCCATCTTGCTGAATACGCCCGGGGAATCGTCTTCCGTGGTCACGACGCTGGACGGGTATCAGCTGGCGAAGCAGGGCAGGGCGGGAGCAGCCCTGGCCATCGCGGCGATCGGCTCGTTCGTGGCGGGCATCGTCGCTTTGCTCGGGCTGGTCTTTCTCGCGATGCCGCTCTCGGAGTTGGCGCTGCAGTTTGGCCCGGCCGAGTACTTTTCGCTGATGGTCCTCGGCTTGTGTGCGGTCAGCGGTCTGGGCGGCAAATCGATGACCAAAGCGCTGCTGATGACCGTCTTCGGATTGGCGCTGGGGACGATCGGGCTCGACAACGTGTCGGGCGTGGCCCGCTTTACCTACGACATCCCGGTCCTGTACCAGGGGCTGGAATTCCTGACCATCGCCGTCGGCTTGTTCGCGCTGGGCGAGGTGTTTCGCACGCTGCACGAGCGGGATACAAAGAACCAGCTGATCGCCAAGGTGGACAGGGTGCTTCCGACCCGGCAGGACATGCGGCAATCGGCCGTGCCGATTCTCAGGGGTTCCCTGCTCGGCTTTTTCATCGGCATCTTGCCGGGGGCCGGCGCGACATTGGCCTCGTTTTTTTCCTACATCACCGAAAAGAAGCTGAGCAAACATCCGGAACGGTTCGGAACAGGCGAGATCGCCGGGGTCGCCGCCCCGGAATCGGCGAACAACGCCGCTGCCGGCGGCGCGATGATTCCGCTGCTCACCTTGGGCATTCCCGGGTCCGGAACCACCGCCATCCTGATGGGCGCCCTGTTGATGTACAACATCCAGCCCGGCCCCCTGTTGTTTTCCGATCACCCGAAAATGGCGTGGGGGTTGATTGCCAGCATGTTCGTCGGCAATCTGATGCTGCTCATTCTGAACATGCCGCTGGTCAAAGTGTTCGCCAAGATTATCGAGACACCGGCCCGCTATCTGCTGCCGATGATCATCGCGATCTCTGTGTTCGGCGTGTATGCGGTGCAGTTGACCACGTTTGACTTAATCTTGCTGGTGGTCTGCGGGGTGGTCGGCTATTTCCTCTCCAAACACGATTACCCGCTGGCGCCGCTCGTACTGGGGCTTGTGCTGGGGCCGATGATAGAGAACAACATGCGCAGGGCGCTGACCACTTCCAACGGCGATTTTGCGATTTTCGTGCAGGAGCCGCTGTCGCTGGTGTTCCTGATTTTCGCTGCCTTGTGGATCGGCGTGCCGCTATTTTTGAAACGCAGAGGGAAACGGGTGATCGTCTCGGAAGAAGCGTAA
- the moaD gene encoding molybdopterin converting factor subunit 1, which translates to MQVRVLLFAALAERIGRREITVSLAEPATVHSLLAEIARSYPEVAALLDSCFVSVNQEYAPPAAAIAADDEVAILPPVSGGEESADGEQAGVPESVRFRVTEQPLSADEVIRLVTNPHAGAVLTFVGTVREFTRGQRTISLTYEAYAPMAEAKMKQIAEEIYQRWPGSQVAIHHRVGQLQIEDIAVVIAVAAPHRDESFAAGRYAIERLKQIVPIWKKEVWEDGSEWKGHQLGPWNPLASADPS; encoded by the coding sequence ATGCAAGTTCGCGTGTTGCTGTTTGCGGCCCTTGCCGAACGGATCGGGCGGCGCGAAATCACGGTGTCGCTGGCGGAACCGGCCACCGTGCACTCGCTGCTCGCGGAAATCGCGCGCTCCTATCCGGAAGTGGCAGCGTTGTTGGACAGTTGTTTCGTTTCCGTCAATCAAGAGTACGCGCCGCCTGCCGCAGCCATCGCAGCAGACGACGAGGTGGCGATCCTGCCCCCGGTGAGCGGCGGCGAAGAAAGCGCAGATGGGGAGCAAGCGGGCGTACCGGAGAGCGTGCGCTTCCGCGTCACCGAGCAGCCGCTGAGTGCGGATGAGGTGATCCGCCTGGTCACCAATCCGCATGCCGGTGCGGTGCTCACCTTTGTCGGGACCGTCCGCGAGTTTACGCGAGGGCAGCGGACGATCTCGCTCACCTACGAAGCGTACGCGCCGATGGCCGAAGCGAAGATGAAACAGATTGCCGAGGAGATCTACCAGCGCTGGCCGGGGTCGCAGGTGGCGATCCACCACCGCGTCGGGCAGCTGCAGATTGAAGACATCGCCGTGGTGATCGCGGTCGCCGCTCCGCACCGCGACGAATCATTTGCGGCGGGACGGTATGCGATTGAGCGGTTGAAGCAGATCGTGCCGATCTGGAAAAAAGAGGTCTGGGAGGACGGGAGCGAATGGAAGGGCCATCAGCTCGGCCCCTGGAACCCGCTCGCTTCCGCCGATCCTTCGTGA
- a CDS encoding long-chain-fatty-acid--CoA ligase, whose amino-acid sequence MLTADVWNQTLTRMLAHSCKRFPERAALFFRGETWDYRSLLADVNRLANGLLTQGIRKGDRVAIMLPNCPQYVVAYYGILAAGAIVVQVNPMSTANELAYFLRDSGAKALILAEPFLPQLAALQKQRQELKSIIVPVSAASSAEQEGELTYAQLLSLGQPVSPEIAQSADDVAVLQYTGGTTGRSKGAMLTHRNLLANAYQVYVMFGGEQETQDRVLNVLPLFHVYGMTVGMNAALLGGSLMIILPRFDLQETLETIRETRPTIFPGAPTMYVAINAHPQAEAYGISSIRLCISGSAPLPVEVIKAFEAKTQGTILEGYGLTEAAPATHFNPLDKRKPGSIGKPLVSTEAKVVDLADGTREVPPGEPGELIVRGPQVMAGYWNMPEETKTALRDGWLYTGDIAIRDEEGYYFIVDRKKDMIIASGYNVYPREVEEVLYRHPAIQEAVVIGVPDAYRGETVKAIIVVKDGAALAEDEVIAFCRQQMAAYKVPRVVEFRASLPKTAVGKILRRALKEELGREGSVG is encoded by the coding sequence CTGTTGACGGCCGATGTGTGGAATCAAACACTTACCCGGATGCTTGCCCATTCTTGCAAGCGCTTTCCTGAGCGCGCGGCCCTTTTCTTCAGGGGCGAGACATGGGATTATCGCTCCTTGTTGGCGGATGTAAACCGGCTGGCCAACGGGCTGTTGACACAGGGGATCAGGAAAGGGGATCGGGTGGCGATCATGCTGCCCAACTGTCCGCAATACGTGGTCGCCTACTACGGTATTCTCGCGGCCGGCGCCATCGTGGTGCAGGTCAATCCCATGTCGACCGCCAACGAACTGGCATACTTCCTGCGCGACTCAGGAGCAAAGGCGTTGATTTTGGCCGAGCCGTTTCTGCCGCAGCTGGCCGCCTTGCAGAAACAACGGCAGGAACTGAAATCAATCATCGTACCCGTTTCCGCCGCCTCCTCGGCAGAGCAGGAAGGGGAGCTGACGTACGCGCAGCTGTTGTCCCTCGGTCAACCTGTTTCGCCCGAGATTGCGCAGTCGGCTGACGATGTGGCGGTGCTCCAGTACACCGGAGGGACGACCGGTCGTTCCAAGGGAGCGATGCTGACCCACCGCAATCTGCTCGCCAATGCCTATCAGGTGTATGTCATGTTTGGCGGCGAGCAGGAAACGCAGGACCGGGTCTTGAATGTGCTGCCGCTGTTTCACGTTTACGGCATGACCGTGGGAATGAACGCGGCGCTGCTGGGCGGCTCGTTGATGATTATCCTGCCGCGCTTTGACCTGCAGGAGACGCTGGAGACGATCAGAGAGACGCGACCGACGATCTTTCCCGGCGCTCCGACCATGTACGTCGCCATCAACGCGCACCCGCAGGCGGAAGCGTACGGGATCTCTTCCATCCGGCTGTGCATCAGCGGTTCGGCACCGCTGCCGGTGGAAGTGATTAAAGCGTTTGAAGCGAAGACGCAGGGCACGATCCTGGAAGGGTACGGGCTGACGGAAGCGGCCCCGGCCACCCATTTTAATCCGCTGGACAAACGCAAACCGGGATCGATCGGCAAACCGCTCGTGTCGACCGAGGCAAAAGTGGTCGATCTGGCGGACGGCACGAGAGAAGTGCCGCCGGGCGAACCAGGCGAGCTGATCGTGCGCGGCCCGCAGGTGATGGCGGGTTACTGGAACATGCCCGAGGAAACGAAAACGGCGCTTCGCGACGGATGGCTCTATACGGGTGACATCGCGATCAGGGACGAAGAAGGCTACTATTTTATCGTCGACCGGAAAAAAGACATGATTATCGCCAGCGGCTACAATGTGTATCCGCGGGAAGTGGAAGAGGTCCTCTACCGCCACCCCGCGATTCAGGAAGCGGTGGTGATCGGCGTACCCGATGCTTATCGCGGAGAGACGGTGAAGGCGATTATCGTCGTCAAGGACGGGGCGGCGCTCGCGGAGGATGAAGTGATCGCCTTTTGCCGTCAGCAGATGGCTGCTTACAAAGTGCCCCGCGTCGTCGAATTCCGGGCTTCTCTCCCCAAGACGGCTGTCGGCAAAATATTGCGTCGCGCCTTGAAAGAAGAGTTGGGCCGAGAAGGTTCGGTCGGCTAG
- a CDS encoding alpha/beta fold hydrolase yields the protein MISWILLAWVSLAAVLYGYNQYRFHEGEKRYPPNGQFVTVDGYKLHYLEKGTGKPVVFLHGGVLSADDFADVLELTARQGYRAIAFDRPGYGHSERPRKEAVTPAVQARLIHDALQQLGVEKPVLVGHSWSGVLVLTYALLYPADVAGIVTLGGAMYKEGYPAENGDPLSQVVTTPVIGSVLLHTLLHPLGSTLADGMLTATFAPEPVPADYRKRTKALLLRPEAFRANREDVLAFPPAAQAVSARYKEIQQPVVIVVGAQDPFGTIAQAERLHREIPHSQLLVLPAAAHMIPQHHPEQVVEAVNRIYEP from the coding sequence ATGATCAGCTGGATTCTGTTGGCATGGGTAAGTTTAGCGGCTGTCTTGTACGGCTACAACCAATATCGCTTCCACGAGGGGGAAAAACGCTATCCGCCGAACGGTCAATTTGTTACCGTTGATGGGTACAAACTGCACTATCTTGAGAAAGGTACAGGCAAGCCGGTGGTGTTCCTGCACGGCGGTGTATTGTCGGCAGACGACTTCGCCGATGTGCTGGAGTTAACCGCGCGTCAGGGGTATCGCGCCATCGCCTTCGACCGCCCCGGTTATGGGCACAGTGAGCGACCCCGTAAAGAAGCGGTTACGCCAGCGGTGCAAGCGCGGCTGATCCACGATGCACTCCAGCAGTTGGGCGTGGAAAAGCCGGTGCTGGTTGGACATTCGTGGAGCGGTGTGCTGGTCCTCACGTATGCGCTCCTCTACCCCGCTGACGTCGCCGGTATCGTTACCCTAGGCGGAGCGATGTACAAGGAAGGCTACCCGGCGGAAAACGGCGACCCGCTCTCTCAGGTGGTGACAACGCCTGTTATCGGCAGCGTCCTCTTGCATACGCTTCTGCATCCCCTCGGCTCAACGCTGGCAGACGGCATGCTGACGGCCACATTTGCCCCGGAGCCGGTGCCCGCCGACTACCGCAAGCGGACGAAAGCCTTGCTGCTGCGCCCTGAAGCGTTTCGCGCCAACCGCGAAGACGTACTCGCCTTTCCGCCGGCGGCTCAAGCCGTGAGCGCGCGGTACAAGGAAATTCAGCAGCCAGTCGTGATTGTGGTCGGGGCTCAGGACCCGTTTGGCACTATCGCCCAAGCGGAGCGATTGCACCGCGAGATCCCCCACTCCCAACTATTGGTGCTGCCCGCTGCCGCGCACATGATCCCGCAGCACCATCCTGAACAGGTTGTGGAAGCTGTCAACCGCATCTACGAACCATAA
- a CDS encoding FixH family protein, translating to MKAWSRIWLAAVVLLSACGQEHNHQQVPVSVPLEVAYEMTPAAPQPGERVTFSVTVQQGEEAVDDAEEVRFELWRDGQEEHEFLDAASKGGGLYTAEKQLAEAGTYNLIYHVTARGFHNMDKLQFHVGEPGEAQPSEQQGGAAGSAKGEKSSGQHAGHGAAGGHE from the coding sequence ATGAAGGCATGGAGCAGGATTTGGCTGGCGGCAGTTGTTTTGCTGTCGGCCTGCGGACAGGAGCATAACCATCAGCAAGTACCCGTTTCTGTTCCGCTAGAGGTCGCGTACGAGATGACGCCAGCAGCACCGCAACCGGGAGAGCGGGTCACGTTTTCCGTCACGGTGCAGCAGGGGGAAGAAGCGGTGGACGATGCCGAGGAAGTCCGCTTTGAATTGTGGCGGGACGGACAGGAGGAGCATGAGTTTCTCGATGCGGCAAGCAAAGGCGGCGGCTTGTACACCGCGGAAAAACAGCTAGCCGAAGCGGGCACCTACAACCTGATCTATCATGTGACGGCGCGCGGGTTCCACAACATGGACAAGCTGCAGTTTCACGTAGGCGAACCCGGCGAAGCGCAGCCGAGCGAGCAGCAGGGGGGTGCAGCCGGTTCGGCGAAGGGGGAAAAAAGCAGCGGGCAGCATGCGGGCCATGGTGCGGCAGGGGGGCACGAATAA
- the pdxK gene encoding pyridoxine/pyridoxal/pyridoxamine kinase, which yields MEIYKALTIAGSDSSGGAGLQADLKTFQELGVYGMTAITTIVAMDPHNDWFHNVFPIDVGTLEAQLETILVGVGIHAMKTGMLGSCEIIELVGRTIDRHQLDRVVIDPVMICKGVDQVLHPETAVSLREVLVPRATVVTPNLFEAAQLSQMPPLKTVEEMKEAARIIHDLGAKYVLVKGGGKLQHEKAVDVLYDGSQFELLEAERIDTTFTHGAGCTYSAAITAELAKGKPVKEAIYTAKRFITEAIRHSFRLNQYIGPTNHFAYRRHLVENR from the coding sequence ATGGAGATCTACAAGGCTCTTACCATTGCAGGTTCTGACAGCAGCGGCGGCGCCGGGCTCCAGGCTGACCTGAAGACGTTCCAGGAACTGGGCGTCTACGGGATGACCGCGATCACCACGATTGTTGCCATGGATCCGCACAACGACTGGTTCCACAACGTGTTTCCGATTGATGTGGGGACGCTGGAGGCACAGCTGGAGACCATCCTTGTCGGCGTCGGGATACATGCTATGAAGACCGGCATGCTCGGTTCTTGCGAGATCATCGAACTGGTGGGCAGGACGATCGACCGGCACCAACTGGATCGCGTCGTCATCGACCCGGTGATGATCTGCAAAGGGGTGGACCAGGTCCTGCATCCCGAGACGGCGGTCAGCCTGCGTGAGGTCCTCGTCCCCCGGGCTACCGTGGTAACGCCCAACCTGTTTGAAGCAGCCCAACTCAGCCAAATGCCCCCGCTCAAAACGGTGGAGGAGATGAAGGAGGCTGCCCGCATCATTCACGACCTGGGCGCCAAATACGTGCTGGTCAAGGGCGGCGGAAAACTGCAGCACGAAAAGGCCGTCGACGTTCTCTACGACGGCAGCCAGTTTGAACTGCTGGAAGCGGAGCGGATCGACACGACCTTCACGCACGGAGCCGGCTGTACCTACTCGGCGGCCATCACGGCGGAATTGGCCAAAGGAAAACCGGTGAAAGAAGCGATTTACACGGCCAAACGCTTCATTACGGAAGCGATTCGTCACTCCTTCCGCTTGAACCAATATATCGGGCCGACGAACCATTTCGCTTATCGCCGGCACCTGGTGGAAAACCGCTAA